Proteins from a genomic interval of Flammeovirgaceae bacterium SG7u.111:
- a CDS encoding nuclear transport factor 2 family protein, giving the protein MKKRIIFLSILVLVSLSNLVVAQSVEQEIKELSKNKWQWMADKDVDKLATIFHDKSKFVHMSGSWKKDKELEIIESGSIWYKNAEVHDVAVELVDDTAILWNRITLLAHVRGSDVSNEFTVTEVYKKEKGSWKLLALTFSKVRDTHSITH; this is encoded by the coding sequence ATGAAAAAGAGAATAATATTCCTGTCAATACTGGTACTTGTATCCCTTTCCAATTTGGTTGTTGCCCAAAGTGTAGAGCAAGAAATAAAAGAATTGTCCAAAAACAAATGGCAATGGATGGCAGACAAAGATGTGGACAAACTTGCCACCATTTTCCACGACAAGTCAAAATTTGTCCATATGAGCGGGTCTTGGAAAAAAGACAAAGAACTTGAGATTATTGAATCGGGAAGTATTTGGTACAAGAATGCTGAGGTTCATGATGTAGCTGTTGAATTAGTTGATGACACAGCCATTCTTTGGAATAGGATTACCTTACTGGCACATGTGAGGGGAAGCGATGTATCGAATGAATTTACGGTTACGGAAGTCTATAAAAAAGAAAAAGGCAGCTGGAAGTTGCTTGCCTTGACTTTTAGCAAGGTGCGGGACACCCATAGCATAACGCATTAG
- a CDS encoding helix-turn-helix domain-containing protein, whose translation MLKFDTIDQYNKFNNHETLHPLVSVFDFSKAAPRRLKRTYFGFYLAILKEVKCGDLRYGKNTYDYQEGTLVFIAPGQIYGTDDSSDDLYQPKGHGVAFHPDLIKGTSLGQHIDKYGFFSYNVNEALHISEREKQLVMDSFSKISYELEHTVDKHSKMLIADNIELFLNYCIRFYDRQFITRENTNKGVLERFEQLLNSFFSSDKPQTVGLPSVSYCASELNLSPNYFGDLIKKETGKSAHEFIQLKLIDVAKERIFDTNKTLSEIAYELGFKYPQHFTRMFKKNTGYTPNEYRLMN comes from the coding sequence ATGTTGAAGTTTGACACCATAGACCAATACAACAAATTTAATAATCACGAGACGCTCCATCCCTTGGTGAGCGTATTTGATTTTTCGAAGGCAGCCCCAAGGAGGTTAAAGCGAACTTATTTTGGGTTCTATTTGGCCATACTCAAAGAGGTGAAGTGCGGAGACCTCAGGTATGGGAAAAATACCTACGATTACCAAGAAGGAACATTGGTGTTCATTGCCCCGGGGCAAATTTATGGTACGGATGACAGCAGTGATGATTTATACCAGCCCAAAGGCCATGGGGTGGCTTTTCACCCAGACCTGATCAAGGGCACTTCCTTAGGGCAACATATTGATAAGTATGGTTTCTTTAGCTACAATGTAAACGAGGCACTGCATATTTCGGAGCGGGAAAAGCAACTGGTGATGGATTCCTTTTCAAAAATCAGTTATGAACTGGAGCATACGGTTGACAAGCACAGCAAAATGCTCATTGCCGATAATATCGAACTGTTTCTCAATTATTGTATTAGGTTTTATGACCGCCAGTTTATCACACGGGAAAATACCAATAAAGGGGTTTTAGAAAGGTTTGAACAGCTGCTCAACAGTTTCTTTTCTTCTGACAAACCACAAACCGTTGGCTTGCCCTCGGTTTCCTATTGCGCCAGCGAGCTGAACCTTTCTCCAAACTATTTCGGTGATTTGATAAAAAAAGAAACGGGTAAATCGGCCCATGAATTTATCCAGCTAAAACTGATTGATGTGGCAAAAGAACGAATTTTTGATACCAACAAAACTTTAAGTGAGATAGCCTATGAGCTTGGTTTTAAATATCCTCAGCACTTTACCCGAATGTTTAAAAAGAATACTGGTTACACCCCAAATGAATATCGGTTAATGAATTAA